A stretch of the Marivirga tractuosa DSM 4126 genome encodes the following:
- a CDS encoding tetratricopeptide repeat protein: MLKSRIILIVIAIVLVAVFFSLPKVVVDNENENLDKGAETVESNTSSDEEPSSSTNNIMTESHGGNIPKEVKEDIERLRNSYLLAENQENSSIFADSLANVFRELNRLDSAAKYVELSKEDNELIGNAYYEAFSFAADVEKAKRLAVKTREYLQKVLDENPANNSAKIKLAMTYVSSDNPMKGISMLLEVVKEDPNNEEALFNLGILSIQSGQYGKAIERFEKLLKRHPENVQAEFYLALSLMNSGQKAKAKKLFTEIKNKSNDEQLLAAVESYLNEL, encoded by the coding sequence ATGCTCAAATCCCGCATCATATTAATCGTTATAGCCATTGTTTTAGTAGCTGTATTTTTCAGTTTGCCTAAAGTAGTGGTTGATAACGAAAATGAAAATCTTGACAAGGGTGCTGAAACAGTGGAAAGCAATACATCTTCGGATGAAGAGCCTTCGTCTTCCACAAACAATATAATGACTGAATCCCATGGTGGAAATATCCCGAAAGAGGTTAAGGAAGACATTGAACGGCTAAGAAATAGTTATTTGTTAGCTGAAAATCAAGAAAATAGTTCTATATTTGCGGATTCTTTAGCCAATGTGTTTAGAGAACTCAATAGACTCGATAGTGCGGCTAAATATGTTGAATTGTCCAAGGAAGACAATGAATTGATAGGAAACGCCTATTATGAAGCTTTTAGTTTTGCAGCTGATGTTGAGAAAGCTAAAAGATTGGCAGTAAAAACGAGAGAATACTTACAAAAGGTATTGGATGAAAATCCTGCAAATAATAGTGCTAAAATCAAATTGGCAATGACTTATGTTTCTTCTGACAACCCAATGAAAGGGATTTCGATGTTGTTAGAAGTGGTAAAAGAAGACCCCAATAATGAGGAAGCATTATTTAATTTAGGAATTCTTTCGATTCAGTCTGGTCAGTATGGCAAAGCTATTGAGCGATTCGAGAAGCTTTTAAAAAGGCATCCTGAAAATGTTCAGGCGGAGTTCTACTTGGCTTTAAGTTTGATGAATAGCGGGCAAAAGGCGAAAGCCAAGAAGTTATTTACAGAAATTAAAAATAAAAGTAATGATGAGCAACTGCTAGCAGCTGTTGAGAGTTACTTGAATGAATTATAA
- the mutY gene encoding A/G-specific adenine glycosylase → MNQSFSNLLINWYNQHQRDLPWRDTSDPYRIWLSEIILQQTRVDQGLPYYNKFINQYPSVHELAKAPEDEVMRLWQGLGYYSRARNLHECAKSIVNQYDGEFPDTYEELLKLKGIGKYTAAAIASFAFDRAVPVVDGNVFRVLARYLDISDDISQPKTFKTFFNVAKQLIPENQAASFNQALMELGATICTPRKFKCENCPLSLDCQARIHHKQSELPVKKKKIKIRHRFLYYLIWKEGDKLAMKKRGPNDIWQGLFDFDLIETNHPLTIEEIYEKVNKQYSNVELVEISEPVKHILSHQRLQAVFVELQSKNENVLSDHSLKYFTKQEVEELPKPRLIENYLTSKDF, encoded by the coding sequence ATGAATCAGAGCTTCTCAAACCTTCTTATAAATTGGTACAACCAGCACCAAAGAGACTTGCCTTGGAGAGATACCTCAGACCCCTACAGAATTTGGCTGTCAGAAATCATTTTACAACAAACTAGGGTAGATCAAGGCTTACCTTATTACAATAAATTTATAAATCAATATCCATCCGTGCATGAATTAGCAAAAGCACCTGAAGATGAAGTGATGAGATTATGGCAAGGATTAGGCTACTATTCCAGAGCAAGAAATCTTCACGAATGTGCTAAATCAATCGTGAATCAATATGATGGAGAATTTCCGGATACCTATGAGGAGTTATTAAAGCTAAAAGGCATTGGCAAATACACTGCAGCAGCAATAGCATCTTTTGCATTTGACAGGGCAGTACCTGTAGTAGATGGTAATGTTTTTAGGGTTCTTGCCAGATATCTTGATATTTCCGATGATATTTCGCAGCCAAAAACATTCAAGACATTTTTCAATGTTGCAAAGCAATTAATTCCTGAAAACCAAGCAGCTTCTTTTAATCAAGCATTAATGGAACTTGGCGCAACAATCTGTACGCCACGGAAATTTAAATGTGAAAATTGTCCTTTATCATTAGATTGTCAAGCAAGAATTCATCATAAACAATCCGAATTACCTGTAAAAAAAAAGAAAATAAAAATCAGACATCGATTTCTTTATTATTTGATTTGGAAAGAAGGAGATAAACTGGCTATGAAAAAAAGAGGCCCCAATGATATTTGGCAAGGCTTATTTGATTTTGATTTAATTGAAACTAACCATCCTTTAACAATAGAAGAAATATATGAAAAAGTAAATAAACAATACAGCAATGTTGAATTAGTTGAAATCTCTGAACCAGTAAAACATATACTTTCACATCAGCGCTTGCAAGCAGTTTTTGTGGAATTACAATCAAAAAATGAAAATGTTTTAAGTGACCATAGTTTAAAATACTTTACAAAACAGGAGGTTGAAGAACTGCCAAAGCCCAGATTGATTGAGAATTATTTGACAAGCAAAGATTTTTAG
- the gldE gene encoding gliding motility-associated protein GldE, giving the protein MEDPSPSIFLLASIAENGNHWFYIINTVLMMFLLMMSALVSGSEVAFFSLSHEDLAKCKTSNQPKDQTILELLKNPKRLLATILILNNFINVGIVTLSTYVTWEIVGTKETEGLLVVTLTAIITFLIVFYGEIVPKVYANQNNLSFASRMAFPLNFSAKVFSPISIPLMSLSGIIERRVEQKGFSVSIDELHHALEITADKDTTEEEKGILKGIVNFGTLSVRQVMKSRLDITAFDIEDDYHMLMDQINKNGFSRIPVYRDTIDKIEGVLYVKDLLPYIEKEDNFEWQSLLRPGFFVPESKKVDSLLKDFQEKRVHMAIVVDEYGGTSGLITLEDVIEEIVGEINDEFDEDMDVAYNKLDEYTYIFEGRTSLNDFCKIINEESSTFDEIKGESESLGGLILEINSKLPRTGEKIKFKNFTFTVVAVDQKRIKRVRVFTKN; this is encoded by the coding sequence TTGGAAGACCCTTCCCCTAGTATATTTTTATTAGCAAGTATAGCCGAAAACGGCAATCATTGGTTTTACATCATCAATACTGTATTGATGATGTTTTTACTTATGATGTCTGCTCTAGTTTCAGGTTCAGAAGTTGCATTCTTCTCTTTATCTCATGAAGATTTAGCCAAATGCAAAACTAGCAATCAGCCTAAGGATCAAACTATTCTGGAGCTATTAAAAAACCCAAAGCGTTTACTAGCTACTATTCTTATCTTAAACAACTTTATTAATGTTGGGATAGTCACGCTTTCCACCTATGTTACTTGGGAAATTGTAGGAACTAAAGAAACTGAAGGCTTATTGGTAGTCACTTTAACTGCTATAATTACATTTTTAATCGTTTTCTATGGTGAGATAGTCCCTAAAGTCTACGCCAATCAAAATAATTTGAGTTTCGCTTCAAGAATGGCGTTTCCTTTAAACTTCTCAGCAAAAGTGTTTAGCCCCATTTCAATTCCTTTAATGAGCTTAAGTGGCATTATAGAGAGGAGAGTGGAGCAAAAAGGCTTCAGTGTTTCAATTGATGAATTACATCATGCATTGGAAATAACAGCAGACAAAGACACTACAGAAGAAGAAAAAGGTATTTTAAAAGGCATCGTTAATTTTGGCACTCTTTCAGTACGCCAAGTCATGAAATCTCGCTTGGACATAACCGCTTTTGATATTGAAGATGATTATCATATGTTGATGGATCAAATCAACAAAAACGGTTTCAGCAGGATTCCTGTTTATCGAGATACCATCGACAAAATTGAAGGTGTTCTATATGTCAAGGACTTATTACCCTATATAGAGAAGGAAGATAATTTTGAATGGCAGTCGCTTTTAAGACCTGGATTTTTCGTCCCGGAATCGAAAAAAGTTGATAGCCTTTTAAAAGATTTTCAAGAAAAAAGGGTTCATATGGCCATAGTGGTGGATGAATATGGTGGTACTTCAGGTCTAATTACCCTAGAAGATGTAATTGAAGAAATTGTAGGAGAAATTAATGATGAATTTGATGAGGATATGGATGTGGCCTACAACAAACTAGATGAATACACCTATATTTTTGAAGGAAGAACTTCATTGAATGATTTCTGCAAAATTATTAATGAAGAGTCTAGCACCTTTGATGAAATTAAAGGCGAAAGCGAGTCTTTGGGAGGTTTAATTTTGGAAATCAACAGCAAATTGCCTCGAACAGGTGAAAAAATCAAATTCAAAAACTTCACTTTCACTGTTGTTGCAGTAGATCAAAAAAGAATTAAAAGAGTAAGGGTATTTACTAAAAATTAG
- a CDS encoding HU family DNA-binding protein has product MTKADVISEISEKTGIDKADVTATVEAFFSVVKDSMADGENIYVRGFGSFVNKKRAKKIARNISKNTAIVIDEHYVPSFKPSKVFVEKIKSSNKITEEV; this is encoded by the coding sequence GTGACTAAAGCAGACGTTATATCAGAAATTTCTGAAAAAACAGGTATAGACAAAGCAGATGTAACCGCTACAGTAGAAGCATTTTTCTCTGTTGTGAAGGATTCAATGGCTGATGGTGAAAATATTTACGTGAGAGGTTTCGGAAGTTTTGTAAATAAGAAAAGAGCCAAGAAAATCGCTCGAAATATTTCAAAAAATACTGCCATCGTTATTGACGAGCATTATGTGCCTAGTTTTAAGCCATCAAAAGTTTTTGTGGAAAAAATCAAGAGCTCAAATAAGATAACTGAAGAGGTTTAA
- the ssb gene encoding single-stranded DNA-binding protein: protein MQGVNKVILIGNLGKDPEVRHLDNGASVANFSIATTETYKDRNSGERVDQTEWHNIVLWRGLAEVAEKYLKKGDSVYIEGKLRTRSWEKDGVTRYTTEVVGDQLTMLGGKKSGDDSGQSSNNAGNQSNNQAAAAPSQTPDTNSEMDDLPF from the coding sequence ATGCAAGGAGTAAACAAAGTCATTTTGATTGGAAATCTGGGAAAAGACCCAGAGGTAAGACACTTAGACAACGGAGCTTCCGTTGCTAATTTTTCAATTGCAACAACCGAAACCTATAAAGACAGAAACTCAGGAGAACGAGTTGATCAAACTGAATGGCACAATATTGTGCTTTGGAGAGGTTTAGCAGAAGTAGCTGAAAAATACTTAAAAAAAGGCGATAGCGTCTATATTGAGGGCAAACTTAGAACCAGATCATGGGAGAAAGATGGCGTTACACGGTACACAACTGAAGTTGTAGGCGACCAATTGACTATGCTTGGTGGAAAGAAAAGTGGTGATGATTCAGGTCAGTCATCAAATAATGCTGGGAATCAATCTAATAATCAGGCGGCAGCGGCACCAAGCCAAACCCCAGATACGAACAGCGAAATGGACGATTTACCATTTTAA